One Xyrauchen texanus isolate HMW12.3.18 chromosome 2, RBS_HiC_50CHRs, whole genome shotgun sequence genomic window carries:
- the LOC127659471 gene encoding putative palmitoyltransferase ZDHHC13, with amino-acid sequence MDWNERDACHSHGHMGDSCHEHGGGHSHSHGHGGPGVGGFMPSFHGPIVPGPLDPTQQPRKFSHPEDSSSWDIIKATQYGALERCKELIEAGYDVRQPDKENVTLLHWAAINNRADIVKYYISKGAIIDQIGGDLNSTPLHWAIRQGHLSMVIQLMRYGADPSLADGEGYRGLHLAVLFQHMPIAAYLMAKGQEVDSPDINGQTSLMLAAQKIIGPEPTNFLLKCNASVTAVDKVNRNCALHCAVLAGNVDSANILLEAGASVDLENANGHTPIDLAHQVHSPLLIHMLSVVKTKRIRANSACLKVLNKYKVYLQCLISVVVVGAIGAILDMTTESWLLKGVLLACIMAVINLTSRQLATVAVQSLIPSTSLMASVFWMVVTWGLWFLPDDHSATVQILFTVNITALLYYYLRSCRTDPGIVRATEEEKKKNIVVLAEAGCLDPRIFCTSCMMRKPMRASHCFTCNSCVAKQDHHSIWINGCIGARNHSFFVLFLVALNFHCIWMFYGSIMYWSKHCPLHYSEEGVWGALTTLMGCSPWVLYIFCFAFLNTSWASILLVLQLWQIAFLGLTTAERANLTHRQRKLPQASSLRQNPFNLGVVRNLVNFFQWRCCGLCKPVVLDWTQQFPMGHGREHPMFSGLDAV; translated from the exons ATGGACTGGAACGAAAGAGACGCC TGCCACTCACATGGTCATATGGGTGACAGTTGTCATGAACATGGCGGTGGCCACTCCCACAGCCATGGGCATGGAGGTCCTGGAGTTGGTGGTTTCATGCCCAGCTTCCATGGTCCTATCGTCCCTGGGCCTCTTGATCCAACGCAGCAACCTAGGAAGTTTTCACACCCCGAGGACAGCAGCTCCTGGGACATCATCAAGGCAACACA GTATGGGGCTCTTGAGAGGTGTAAAGAGCTTATAGAGGCTGGTTATGATGTCAGACAACCTGATAAAGAGAATGTTACGCTGCTCCATTGGGCCGCAATCAATAATCGAGCAGATATCGTCAA ATACTATATATCTAAAGGTGCCATCATAGACCAAATAGGTGGTGACCTCAATTCTACACCACTCCATTGGGCCATACG ACAGGGTCATTTGTCTATGGTCATTCAGCTCATGCGTTATGGAGCTGACCCATCATTAGCAGATGGAGAGGGGTATCGTGGCCTCCATTTGGCTGTGCTCTTTCAGCATATGCCTATCGCTGCTTACCTTATGGCCAAAGGACAG gaaGTGGATTCCCCAGACATAAATGGACAGACTTCATTGATGTTGGCAGCACAAAAAATAATTGG ACCTGAACCTACAAACTTCCTGCTGAAGTGCAACGCTTCAGTGACTGCTGTTGATAAAGTGAACCGAAACTGCGCGCTACACTGTGCTGTGCTGGCTGGCAATGTAGATTCAGCCAACATCCTGTTGGAGGCTGGAGCCAGTGTGGACCTGGAAAATGCCAAT gGTCACACTCCCATCGACCTTGCGCACCAGGTGCACAGCCCTCTGCTCATTCACATGCTCAGCGTAGTGAAGACTAAAAGAATCCGAGCCAACTCCGCATGTCTGAAAGTGCTCAATAAATACAAG GTCTATCTACAGTGTCTAATTAGTGTTGTTGTGGTCGGGGCCATCGGTGCCATATTGGACATGACGACAGAGTCTTGGTTACTGAAGGGAGTGTTACTCGCTTGTATTATGGCCGTGATCAACCTAACTTCAAG GCAGCTGGCGACTGTGGCAGTACAGTCCTTGATTCCCTCAACAAGTCTTATGGCGTCTGTCTTTTGGATGGTAGTTACCTGGGGCTTGTGGTTTTTGCCTG ATGACCACAGCGCTACAGTCCAGATTCTCTTCACAGTGAACATAACAGCTCTGCTCTATTATTACCTGCGCTCCTGCAGGACAGACCCTGGCATTGTCAGGGCAACCgaggaggagaagaaaaag AATATTGTGGTTCTGGCAGAGGCGGGTTGTTTGGATCCCCGGATATTTTGTACTTCTTGTATG ATGAGGAAGCCAATGAGAGCCAGTCATTGCTTTACCTGCAATTCATGTGTTGCTAAACAAGATCACCACTCCATCTGGATCAATGGCTGCATAG GGGCCAGAAATCACTCGTTCTTTGTGCTGTTCTTGGTTGCTCTGAACTTCCACTGCATCTGGATGTTCTATGGCAGTATTATGT aCTGGTCAAAACACTGCCCGCTGCACTACTCTGAGGAAGGCGTATGGGGGGCATTAACCACTCTGATGGGATGCTCTCCCTGGGTGCTCTACATTTTCTGCTTTGCTTTCTTGAACACCTCCTGGGCCTCCATCCTACTTGTGTTGCAGCTCTGGCAG ATTGCTTTTCTTGGTCTGACGACAGCCGAAAGAGCGAACCTTACGCACAGACAAAGGAAACTTCCTCAAGCCTCCTCTCTCAGACAAAACCCATTCAA TCTTGGAGTGGTGAGGAACCTGGTGAACTTCTTCCAGTGGCGATGCTGTGGTTTATGTAAGCCAGTTGTGCTAGACTGGACTCAGCAGTTTCCTATGGGTCATGGCAGAGAACATCCCATGTTCAGTGGCCTGGATGCTGTTTGA